Part of the Hemicordylus capensis ecotype Gifberg chromosome 7, rHemCap1.1.pri, whole genome shotgun sequence genome, AAGTGTGTATAAGTGGTAGTGAGGGAGCACCAGTTACATCTCCTGCTTCTTGTCCCATTttgaaccccacccaccccacgccCAGCAACAGATAGATGTGCAGGAAGAGTCTTCAacccctcaccaccacctcctccaccccTTGTAAATGAGATTTTTGTGAGAAATTCCCCTTTGACTTGCTGCCTAATCTGGAGAAAGCTGTGTGGTAACAGGAATCCTCATtctattttctatgtaaactgctttgagaactttctgttgCAAAGgggtatataataataataataataataataataataataataatgcactttTATCCAAAGTGCATTATCCAAAGATGCTTGCAATACCCACACAAGTCTTCCCACAGCAGATGGCAAGAACCATTCACTAGCCCAGAGGTGGGCTCCATTCTAATTTCTTCAGTTATTTACTTCAAATGACATCTAAGTGGTCACTCACCACTTCATCTTGTGAAAgcaaattccacaagttaattgtaCATTAGATGAAGTCCTTTCCCTTCCTGGCTGCCCAGAATTCTAATGTTACAAGAGAGGCTGAAAATCTCTCTCTGTGCTGTCTCCATCTCATTCagaattttatatacctctgtcGTGTCTGTCCGACTccttctcctctcttttttttgggggggggagtgtccccTAACCCAGTTGTCTTTCTAgtcaaaatggggagggggggaggacacTCAGGATCTTAAAAtgagaattctcagcaccctcaggaaactacaactcccaggacccCTTGGGGGAAGCTGTGACAGTTAAACCGGTATTAAAAATATGATCACACAACAATGCACCCTCTGGTAGCCCAAACTTCAGGAGAGAGACTGCTTAGATGCTGCACAGTTTCAGCGTTAGACCAAAACTGCTTTGCCAGCACTAGGACTGTGCTTTTACTGTTACTTCTTGACCTGCACACTGGCAATAAACAGATCTCCCTCATCAGACTTGCCATCCCCAATTTCCTACTTCGTTCTCAGCAAAAACAGAGTGACAAGAATAATATATGCCAAGGAGCTAAAGAAAGGAGCCTTCCAGGCGATGTGGCCAGActatcctgtggcagtgagttccacatgaTACCCTACCCAGTAGGGCACACACAGTGAGGAAAGTATCTGTCCGCTTCTTGGCTTTTACAACATCAGCTGCTCCACTCAAAATCCCCTCCACCCTTTTGATCCGTTCCCAGCAAAATTGTGGTTTGCAGTGCGCCatagcctccttttctctctgcctCCTTCTCCAGCGTGGGGAGGGAACCCAGTTAGTCGTCTGAGCCCCACACCCTGCCCTCCCGCAACCCTCTCCTCCACCAGGATCCCACTCCCAGAGAACTTCCTTGACCCTCCAAGAGCGAGACGCTCTTGTCCAGACCATCATCTCGCCGGCTTTGTGCAACCAAGGGGAGGGTCACCCACAACCCCTCCGGTGGCTGGTGAAAACACACGGTTGTggggagcaggggaaggaggtCTTGGGGAGGATGTGGGGCAGAACCGATGCACCGCCCTGCCCGGTTCTTCCATCCCGAGAAGAACACCGAGAGATTCCTCTTCCAGAAACCCTCCCTGCAGGGGGCGGACGGCGGCGGACACGGCTCCTCCTCCGCTTCGGCAAGCCCCCCAACCCATTCACAACATTGCGGAGAAAATGACTCTgcgcccccccctcctcccccaaggccacctccattTAAACCGCCGAGCTCAGGCTCTGGGGGCTCAGAGGACCACCTCGGAACAATAAcagtcagcagcagcagaagcgtCACCATCCCGGGGACCCGGGCGACGAATGGCACCGAGTCCCCTTCTTCCCACTGCAACCCTTGCCAGCCCCTTCCCGGACGGAGCAGCCCCCAGCCAAGCACCGGCCCCTCCTCCGAATCCGTCTCGGATCTCCGCGCACCGAGGAACCAGGCTCGGGAGGAGGAGGACCGGCTGGGACACGTTCCCTCCATCCGCGGCCGCGGACAATGTGGCCCCCATCCATCCGACGGCGTCCGGCGCTCACCAGCTGGTCCTCCGGAGCAGGCTCCCCGCCGCCGCCTGCAGGCTCGCCTTCGCCGGGCTTGCTCGGAGACTCCTCCTCGGCGGCGATGCGCAGCGCCTGCCTGACTCGGCGCTCCTGCCGCTCGCGCAGCAAATGCAGCTCGCACAAGCCGGCTAAGGTGCCTTCCAGCCAGCCGCGCAGGCGGCTCCGCTCCGGGCTGACGGGGAACGAGAACGCCCGGATCATCTTCGGAGCGAAGCGAGCAGCGCCTCCACTCAGGCTCCGGTTGCGCCGCGCAAACCCCCGATGCGCTCCGGCTACCGCTGCAGCTTCAGCGCTGTCACGGATTCATCTGCATAGCAGCGCTCATTGGCCAACCCTCCCGAGCTCGTTTGGGTCCCCGACGCTGTACGGGCAGCCCATTGGAGCCTCGACTTCTCTGCTCTCTGCATGGCCACACCTCCCATTCAAACAATTGGCCCTGCTCTCACACCCCTCTTTGCATAATATCCCTTAGAGAGAACCCATTGGCTCGTTGGGCTCCGCTTTATTTACGAAACTACGCCCTTCGTCTCCCCATCTTGGTACTTCTGCATTGAGTTGTTTGCCTGGCCACGCCTAGCACCAGAACCATTGGCCTGCCCGAATGCTTTTTATTTGCATAGCCTCGCCCTAAAGTTAAACCATTGGCTCTTAGGCCTTGGTTTCTCTGCTTTGGTCACACCTTCAAGCAAGTCATTGGTTCGCCAGTAAAAAATAAATCTGCATAGCCACACCTTTAATCCAAACCATTGATTCACCTGCCGTGCTTTATCGGTATAAGCCACGCCCCTGGGATGTAAAATCATTGGCCTTTGTGTTTTCCTTGCTTTGCATGACCGCGCCGTTGATTCAAGCCATTGGTTGTCCCTCCCACCTTATTTGCATAGCCGCGCCCTGCAGTTCCTCCATTGGCTCTGCCGTCCTTATTTACCTGAACGGTCACACCCTTCATTCATTCTTCCTACACCAGAAATTAAGTAATGGGAACAAATTCTGATCAAGATCTTTTACTCCGTTGCTTCGGCTCACCTGTTTGCTCAAAGCCTTTCGTTTATAATACGCTCCGCTTCCCTAATTACTGATTTAACACATTTCCTTTGCAGAAATTTGAAGAACATGATTTAGAAATCAATATGCATAATTCTATCCGCTGCTGTCAATCACCCATGCCCCGCCTCTTCATTGATAAAAGgatatccacccccacccccatcaagcGCATGACTCACTCTGACCGGCAAGGGGCCGATTTTTTTCTCAATGGTTGAGCTACgcgggtgtagctataattgagcaggtgggttcaaaaAAGacagccccccagctccacccctctgtattttcttcatgatctccctcactctgagggactgccggggagaggggtgaacatgtcGCCTAGCTATGGCCTGCAGCAGCGACTGATAGGCCAAGTCCTTTTCTCCAAAGCCCCCTCCCCTTAGTTACCTATGGTCACCCCAATTTTACCACAAACCTCtccactttgggtccccagattttgttggattacatacaactcccctcatcccctgccgcAATGTTgggttgggagttgtagtcgtccaacaacatctggggacccaaggcagcCTGGGAATGCTTGAGACAGGACCACGTGGGGACTGATTTCAGGGGTTGCTATGTTTGGGCCTTGTGTGCCCCATCCCTGTGGTTCATTGCTATCCAGGTGGGGATGGGTCATTTTAGCCATTTGAGGACAGCCTCCTGGTGAGACGGGCCGGACGAAAAGACCCAGGCCGCTGCCTCCGCTGCAGAGAGGATTCAAAGGGCCCACAAGGAACGAGTCAGAGCCAGTGACAGTGGTGAGGAGGGATAGCAACAATGGTTTATAAATGGTTGTGATAATAATAGTGCGAGGACGGTAGCCATGGTGATGGGAAGGATGGTAGCCATGACAAtggaagggggtggcagtggcaggcagcagcgTGGAGGAGAGACGGCATTGCTGGCCACGGTGAGAAATCAGCAGGAACAGCCGTGGCTTCTGGCGAGCGGCGGCAGGGCAAGGCAGCAACCCCCAAAGCTTTGCCAGGCCCCCTTTCCACCGTTATTTTCGTGAGCAGGGCTGCTGCATGCTGTGGGATCCTCCGAACTGCACACTTTGGCTTGGCTGCTGGATTGGAACGGCTATTGTTGAGCGCGCTCAGGGCAGATCGGCACGTGACCCTAGTTAATTGGTGTGGTGGGCATTATTACTTATGGTTAgtattcagaatatttatatactgctatccAAAAAAAGCCCCCTAAGTGGTTGACACAGGAGAAGGTGGTGGTCCCCGGTCCCCGAAGAGCCCTTCATCTCTAAATCAAGGGCTCTCAACCTTCGGtctccagctgtctttggactataactcccctTTTCCCAGCAAGTGACCAAAAATAGTCCAAACATTTGAAATACAGCCCCCTCTCGTTTTAAAAGGCAAAACAGTCTGGGTTGAAACTTGGAGGGGTCTATAGGTTAAACCAAAGTCTTCTGCAGATGAGGCACCCTCCTGTCCagaagctgtttgtttgtttgtttgttttaacttaaTTTTAGGGTTAGGGTGCCCAACCTGGTCTCTCTGAAACAATTCATTCCCTCATCTGTTGCAGCACAGCCGATTTGCTGTGTGCCTGTGTGCGACTAGGGAAGAAATGCAGGTGAGCGTTATTGTCTGTTTTCCATTGTTGCTATAGCCACGGTTGGATGCAAGCCACACCAGCTCACTCGACTCCAAAGTAACCTCATTGCCGCCAATGATATCATCCCAGGTCTTTGCAGCTTGCAACCACAGGCTCTCAAGGGCCGGTGCTTTGCTTGACGCTTGGCTGGCAAACAGGAAAGCCAAACTCTGCAGTAACCTCTCCTTAGAACTGTCATGAAGTTCTCCCAGCACTGGGTTTTGCCCCAGGAACCAAATCTCCTCCTGGAGCACCACAGGTGCAGGAACACACCACGCAAGAGTCTTGTCTGGCTCTTCTCACAAGGCCACAGAGCTTTGCGCAGGGTAGGATCTAGGCCCTCGGCCAAAGGCTCTCTTCAGGTCTTCTTTGACCCCATTGCTCACCAAGACGTAGAGGACAGGATCCAGGGCACTGTTGAAACTGGATGcggccagggagagagagaaggggaggtggAGGTGCTGTTCCAAGACACACAAGGAGCAGCGGTCAAGGAAAGAGGCGGCCACGCTCCGGACCAGCAGCAGAAGGTGATAAGGGGCAAAACAGAGCAAGAAAAGGGAGATGACGCCAAAGGCCAGGTGACGCACCTTGGCTTTCTGCCCCTCTAGCAGGGTCTCGCTGGCTCGCACCCCTTGGACAATCTTCAGGTAGGAGACCGCCAGGATGAGAAGGGGGAGGGCAAAGCCAGCCGAGACCCGGAAGTAGACGAACTTGGCCACGCCGGGCTGCAGCGGGTAGCTGTCATAACAAGAAGCCGCCTGCAGGCCCTCCGAGCTGAGCAAGATGGCCAGGTGGGCCAGAAACACCAGCAGGGCTACCAAAGCGCTCACCAACGCCGCTGAGAGGCGGCCGCGGAAGCGCAGGGAGCGCAGAGGGCGCCTCACGGCCAGGCAGCGCTCCAGCGAGATGGCGCACAGCAGGAAGATGCTGACGTACATGTTGGAGTAGAAGAGGAAGCCGGCCACGTGGCAAGCCGGGCCACCGAGGGTCCAGCGGTGGCCATGGAGTATGTACATCATCCAAAGGGGCAGGGTGAAGAGGTAGAGGAGGTCCGAGAGGACCAGGCTCAGCAGGTAGACGGCTAGGCTGTTCCCGAGGCGCACCTGGTGcagaaggggccccagagtcaggccattggtggcCAAGCCAAGGAGGAACACACTGCCATAGAGCCCCACCACGAGAGGCTGGCCCGCCTGGAAGTCAATGCCGCAGCGGGACGCGTTGGCTGGGCAGAGGGAGCTGGCGGTGACATTGGCGCCACCCAGGGAAGGCTCTAGAAGGGAAAAGGAAGAgggtggctatttatttatttatttagcatatttgtatactgcccactaccaaagtctctaggcggtatacaacattaaaacaattttaaaaaaccaaaacaatgtaaaatacacACAAGTTCAAATAGGGTTCCCTATGGTGCCAAAAGCTGTTGACGATGGGtgtcggaacataggaagctgccttctacagagacaggcccttggtctatccagctcagtattgtccacacagactggcagcagcagctcctcaaaggctgcagggaggagcagcatCGGAGCCAGGGAACaggggcccctgctaactgggcaaagaggccccttttaaaagtggggggttctctttatttaagcagagggagagcaactggcccgatccacccccagcacagtacctccagtgactgttgctggtgtcttgtcttacgtttctttttagactgagagccctttgaggacagggatttgtttgtttgtttgtttatcaaatttgtacactgccccaaactttcgtctctgggcggttaacaatagcataaaacaagttaaaatatatacaaaaacttaaaacaatttaacaatttaaaaatcacctacaattcaaaaccttaaaattttaaagaactttatttattatttatcctttttatttattatttatctaggtaagcagctttggaaacttttgttgaaaagtggtatataaatatttgttgttgttgagttcTGCCCTGTCCCTGGTGGCCCCAGCATGCGCGCCAGTGACACCCCTTGAGCATGACTTCATGCGCACATGGGCGTGGCCCAACAGGGCCCAAGCCAACCAGccggcatttgctggctgggtgcatttattgctctccctccagcaagggagagaaaaagggaaataaatgcaccctgCCAGCAAAACTCCAGAGGACTTGTGCGTTGCacggccaggttctttgaacccatccactcagtggtggctccgctcctgtgcaggagtctctctcaatcctacctggagttgccagagagggaacttggaagcttctgcatgcaagcaggagagtggccccatcccctgaggggaatctccgacagtgctcacatgaagtctcccattcaaatgcaaaccagggcaggccctgcttaacaaaggggacatgtcatgcttgctaccacaaggccagctttctggcccccagatgtgattggagtACAACTCCATCCCCaggggggctggggatgatgggagctgtagtccaagagcatctggggacccctccCCTAGGCTATGCAGAAAGAGAACGGCCCATCTCTGCATGGAAGCAACACAGCAAGGCTGACAGGTGAAGGATCCTCTCTAGGTAGAGCTCTCTCTGCACTTTTTAAACGCTGCTAATTATTAATTCTGACAAGGGCAAGGTCAGATTCCTCCGCCTGCTCTCGCTTTTCCCGTGCTGACCACGCCAGTCCATTCAtgcaagccccgccccccaagGGCTGTGATTAAGCGGCAAACCCCCATATAGTGGCACGCAAACCAGGCTGCTTAGTTACACTTCCCTTGCACCCTGCTATGCTGACTGAACACGCGATGGGAGCTGGGAGCCCAGATTCCGGATGggagcagggctggccctagtggtggggggtggggggcaccctAGACAAAGTTTGGTTTCGGCACCCCCTCAGCCAAGGAgccccagctttcaggctgctaaTTCGTGAGGTCGAACGACCAGCTTGCACAGATGACCAGCAATGACTCGTTTGAACATTGATTTTAATATCTTAACGTAATTTTATGGAATGTTATTGTATTAAATTTTATAAAGCACTttgggataagttttatgaaaggcagtatataaacaaacaaactaaacaTAACCATTTACATGGCTTTGAGTGAGATATACATGTAGTAAATCAATCAATACACAAataacttgctttttaaagtctTCTAAGTTACTACTAGGCAACCAAGTTGTAGTGGGGATGTCATTAAAAAGTTCCACACActgtttgggaggagagctggtcttgtgagagcaagcatgacttgcccccttagctaagcaggtcctcATCTGGGACAAAGCTCCCCTGCCCCAGAAATGTGCATTGCCCCTTGGGGTGCCCCCTCCCTATATTTCCCTCCTGGGGCTGCCACTGGGAAGGGGGCCTTTGGGGTACTTACCATGCCAAGGTGTGCTGCCCGGGGGGCTAGATTTGTGTCCCCACGGAGGGGCCTCTGTCAGGTACATcttgcctctctcctcctcttgtgcCTGTGTCTCTCTCGCTGCGCCCTTCGCCCGTCTGGCGGCTGTGCCTGACTCTGCGCCACTCCCTGCTCCCCGCTTCAAACACTGATGGATTTTTCTGATGGGGAAGTTTCGTCTGAGATGTTCACAGAGGTACCCATTATTTGCATCGTGGGGAGGGAATTCCAGGGCTGAGGGAGGAAAAGGTGGGCAGCATGTCCGTCTCAGTGGCTGAGTCACCCACAAGGGAAGTCCCCGGGGGAAAGACAGAGGGCGGAAGTGAGAGCAGGTGGGCTTCTGGCCCTGAAGTCATCCGAGTGGATGAGGTTGCTGAGAAGCCCCGGGCTGACCCACCTCCATGCCACGGTGCCCTGAGGGGAGGCGTGCCAAGAAGGGGAGGCAGCAAGAGGCCAGCGTGCCGCAGGGGCACCACAGAAGCAGCCAACCCACAACCCACACTCTCAACGCCAGCTTGTGCCACAGACACAGGCATAAACCTCAGCGTCTGCTGGCTTGTGCACCGAGACCTGAACGGGGTTTAAATCCGGGGTGCCGGTTTCCAACTGAACTTTCGCTAGAAGCAGGGCCTCTTCGGTCCCGAGGAATCTGTAgccaacttgggaccttctgaagcCATTTCTCAGGCCTACATCATAGCCTGGAGTgcttcactgtaaggcccgggggccagcgGTAGCCCCCGCCATCAAACCGAAGGGAGGCTGCCTGGAGAATTGCTTATTGGGCCTGTTTGACGCTTCGGCCGGAGCGGGATTCTCTGCACAGCCCCCTGCAGCAAGCGGAAGTGTCCCTTCTCAGCACGCAAGGCTTTGCCTTGCCCAGTGCTGGTTttggggggggctcctttaagaaaAACAGAGCCCCCTTGAGCCCCCgccccatcttggaaggcatgcacagagtgctgggaagtggagCCCATCCCCGAAATGCTTTCCTCTTAGAGGGCTCTTAAgggagggctccgtctctcttaaggAACCCACCAAGCACTGAGGAAAGCGCAGCGCAAAGGTTGAAAATGGCTCTCACTTTGAAAGGGTGAGGTCGGTTGTGTGGCCCTTGCTTGGAAAAGGGCGACGATCCCAACCAAAGTCCCTCTGCCAAGGTGGCGCTTTGCTGTAAAATGAACCTGCCCCAAGAAGGTTGCAGGAACGAGCACACAGGTAGGTAGGGCTACGGCCAGCTCAACGCTGCCTAGCACGACATGCAATGTGCTGGCAGAAGAGGAATCTGGCTTTCACCCCCATCTCTTCAGGGATGAGCCTTGTAGGAACCAGAGATGGGAGAGCAGATGAAAGGCAAGTGGCAGAGATGTTCTTACCCATGGAtttccaggacctccacagcccctgggggcccccaaatcctctttagtctgtcctgggtggtgtggttgccctgcCGAGCAtgaggatgatgcttaatttgcaggcggtggggggggggctccaaaagccttgaggtccaggcCCCCAAATGACCTTGGGGCACTttgtgtggtcgccaggagtcgacaccaactccatggcacactttaccttacctcacCTCCTGTGGCAGAAGACCTTGGGGGACTTCCCAGCACGATTAATGACGAGTTAGTGCCATGAGCTGTTAAGAGAATCAAAACTGACTAGGTGCAACCACAATTTCCTGAGAGATGGGGCTGGAAATTATTAGGCACCACTGCTCCTCACAAAGCGGAGGAGGACAGCTCAGGGCTTCCCAGAGGGGATCACCAACACATCATAAAGCACAGCGTCAGGCCTCTCCTCGCTGGTACAGTTAGGTGCCGTTCTCAGgaaactctctttttaaaagggaagCCACAATGATGAAAATGGCTTTGCAAGCAACGGTTCCGTTCCCCACATGATCCTCCCAGAACTggtggtttcaagttccatccccTAAACCAGCGTCTCCTAGCCTTAAAGTAAATTGagacagtgtcgactcctggcgcccacagagccctgtggttgcctttggtagaatacaggaggggtttcccatggcctcctcccacacagtatgagatggtgccttccagcatcttcttatactgctgctgcctgatagaggtgtttctcatagcctgggaaacataccagccaaaCATATTGGGGACAACAGTGGCCAAGATCCAAAGAATTATAAAATTATACCCAACTGGGCTTTAGAATCATTTTTCTTGAACAGCAGTGCCTcatgctttaggaacataggaagccggcatatactgagtcagaccattggtccatctagctcagtattgccttcacagactggcagcagcttctccaagattgcaggcagaaatctctttcaggccctctcttggagatgctgccagggagggaacttgggaccttctgctcggactctgcttagctaaggggacgagtcatgtaGCTGGGGACCCTTGCCCTAATCTGCCGATGGGGGGTGGCGTGGCGTGGCGGTGTctgttgtgcttttaacagcagtgTAGAATTTAAGAGCTGTGTAAGAGGAAACATTAGCACCCAACAAAACTTGTTTTTtcacgaacagccctgctggatcagacccaagtaGGGCCATCCAGTCGAGCCTCCTGTTGCTTCCcacagaagcccacaagcagagcaggcaggcaggaacccacccttgctgttg contains:
- the LOC128332890 gene encoding probable G-protein coupled receptor 132, whose product is MYLTEAPPWGHKSSPPGSTPWHEPSLGGANVTASSLCPANASRCGIDFQAGQPLVVGLYGSVFLLGLATNGLTLGPLLHQVRLGNSLAVYLLSLVLSDLLYLFTLPLWMMYILHGHRWTLGGPACHVAGFLFYSNMYVSIFLLCAISLERCLAVRRPLRSLRFRGRLSAALVSALVALLVFLAHLAILLSSEGLQAASCYDSYPLQPGVAKFVYFRVSAGFALPLLILAVSYLKIVQGVRASETLLEGQKAKVRHLAFGVISLFLLCFAPYHLLLLVRSVAASFLDRCSLCVLEQHLHLPFSLSLAASSFNSALDPVLYVLVSNGVKEDLKRAFGRGPRSYPAQSSVAL